A single region of the Melospiza georgiana isolate bMelGeo1 chromosome 7, bMelGeo1.pri, whole genome shotgun sequence genome encodes:
- the COL6A3 gene encoding collagen alpha-3(VI) chain, translating to MRKHRHLPLVAMFCLLLSGFGSVGAQQQAAQESADLIFLIDGSNNIGGVNFPAIRDFLVNLIETLRVGAQQIHIGVVQYSDQPRTEFSLSSYSTKADVLDAVKALGFRGGEEANTGAALEFVVENLFTQAGGSRIEEAVPQILVLISGGESSDDIREGLLAVKQAGIFSFSIGVLNADSAELQQIATDGSFAYTALDIRNLDALQELLLPNIVGVAQRLILLAAPTIVTEVIEVNKKDIVFLIDGSTALGAAPFNAIRDFVAKIVQRLEVGPDLIQVAVAQYADTVKPEFYFNTYQTRKDVMANVRKMKLMGGTTLNTGSALDFVRTNFFTSAAGCRVEEGVLPMLVLITGGKSRDAVDQAAAELKRNRIVTLAVGSRNADLAELQEIAHEQDFVFNPNDFRLQFMQAILPEVLSPIRTLSGGLLVPEPPSVQVTKRDIIFLLDGSLNVGNANFPFVRDFVAALVNYLDVGSDKTRVGLVQFSDTPQTEFSLYSYQTKADIIQRLGQLRPRGGSVLNTGSALNFVLSSHFTEAGGSRINEQVPQVLVLVAAGSSADPFLQVSNELARAGVLTFAVGVRNADKAELEQIAFNPRMVYFVDDFSALAALPQELNKPITTYVSGGVEEVPLAPTESKKDVLFLIDGSANLLGIFPAVRDFVHKVISDLNVGPDATRVAVAQFSDTIQIEFDFDDYSSKQDMLTKVKRMKIKTGKQLNIGAALDEAVRRLFVREGGSRIEEGVPQFLVLLVAGRSTDNVEDPSDVLKHAGVVTFGIRAKNADPVELERIVYAPQFLLNVESLQRISELQPSIVNLLRTVQLQPAVERGEKKDVVFLIDGSDGVRRGFPLLKTFVQRVVESLDIGRDKVRVAVAQYSNTIQPEFLLDTHEDKADLISAIQQLKLMGGSPLNTGAALDYLIKNVFTVSSGSRIAEGVPQFLILLTADRSQDDVRRPSVVLKTSGTVPFGIGIGNADLTELQTISFLPDFAISVPDFSQLDSVQQVVSNRVIRLTKQEIQSLAPDLQPAFSPAAGVKRDIVFLVDGSRYAAQEFYLVRDLIGRIVNNLDVGIDTTRISVVQFSEHPHVEFLLNTHSTKDEVQSAVRQLRSKGGQLVNVGEALEFVAKTIFTRPSGSRIEEGVPQFLVILSSRKSDDDFEYPSLQVKQVGVAPMMIAKNVDTEEMIQISLSPEYVFQVSSFQELPSLEQKLLTPIETLTVDQIRRLLGDVQPPIDDSGDEKDIVFLIDSSDSVRPDGLAHIRDFISRIVQQLEVGPNKVRIGVVQFSNSVFPEFYLKTHKSKNAVLEAIRRLRLRGGSPLNAGKALDFVVKNYFIKSAGSRIEDGVPQHLVVILGDRSQDDVDRPARVITSTSIKPLGVGARNVDRDQLQVITNDPGRVLVVQDFTGLSTLEKRVQNILDELPIPTTDSPGPILPGGKKQADIVFLLDGSINLGRDNFQEVLQFVYSVVDAIYRDGDSIQVGLAQYNSDVTDEFFLKDHSTKAQILDAINKVIYKGGRVANTGAAIKHIQERHFVKEAGSRIDQRVPQIAFIVTGGKSTDDGPRASVEITQKGVKVFAVGVRNIDLKEVSLLASESAMSFRAATAQELSELNEQVLVTLEAAMEERLCPGTTDVTRDCDLEVIIGFDVSDVGPGQSIFTSQRALESRVESVLNRITQMQKISCTGNQAPNVRVAIMAQAQGGPVEGLDFSEYRPELLERFLDMRTRGPYYLRADTLRSYLSKFRSSPAGSTKVIIHFTDGVDGPISQLEAASSALHSEGVNALIFVGLERVANFDRVMQLEFGRGFTYNRPLRVNLLDLDFELAEQLDNIAERTCCKVPCKCSGQRGDRGVPGPIGPKGVTGDLGYGGYPGDEGGPGERGPPGANGTQGFQGCPGHRGTKGSRGFPGEKGELGEMGLDGIDGEEGDKGLPGSSGEKGYSGRRGDKGVKGERGERGDRGLRGDPGDSGADNTQRGPRGQKGEIGPMGDPGPAGPAGQNGEAGRSGMAGRRGPIGVKGTKGAPGQPGPAGEQGMRGPQGPPGQVGTPGIRGEQGVPGPRAGSGPPGPPGDRGRIGPLGRKGEPGDPGPKGPNGQPGPRGEMGDDGRDGIGGPGPKGRKGERGFVGYAGPKGGPGDRGVAGGPGPKGNRGRRGDAGVPGIPGQKGEIGYPGPSGLKGEKGESRDQCALVRNIKDKCPCCYGPKECPVFPTELAFAIDTSSGVVREVFNRMKQTVLRVVNNLTIAESNCPRGARVALVTYNNEVTTEIRFADARKKSSLLQQIQNFQATLTTKPRSLETAMSFVARNTFKRARSGFLMRKVAVFFSNGDTRASPQLNDAVLKLYDAGVVPVFLTSRQDAVLTRALEINNTAVGHAIVLPTSGGQLNQTIQRLLTCHICLDVCDPDPRCAGTGQRPSFRDRRAAPTDVDTDIAFILDSSESTTPLQFSEMKKYISHIVTNLEISSEPKVSQHHARVAVLQQAPYEHEINSSFPPVKTEFSLTDYASKEKIINYLHNQMTQLHGTRALGSAIEHTIAHVFESVPSPRDLKVIVLMMTGKVNKRELEHLQRAVISAKCKGYFFVILGIGRKVNAKNIYSLASEPNDVFFKLVDKPGELHEEPLLRFGTLLPSFIRSEYAFYLSPEIRKQCEWLQNGQQVQGQHPVLVGQKAVFVAPNATSSRAFPASTTVSATIKPAASAQARTTPASTTAQARAPETTPASSVAQGNATAQGTASATTSHSKASGRAATTNATGTAAGGRRRHSAKTHDIQITDVTESSARLRWASPEPHGTFDVTVTLAQDHSLVQRQNLTGTEHVIRGLRSGQKYAVVITGSQKSQHKVTYTGSFSTKTQAQAQVSLANMMLNTEPLEGPESDWPDPCLLDFDMGMQCKDYQIVWFFDSKHKFCSQGWYGGCGGNANRFETEAECYNKCLKPSADEKAMQQPPLEKRFSSVMDVCRLQKDEGTCRNFVLKWYYDPETKSCARFWYGGCGGNDNRFNTQKECEKLCTPGAINPGAVTAMGT from the exons TGATTGAAGTGAACAAGAAGGATATAGTCTTCCTGATAGATGGCTCAACTGCTTTGGGGGCCGCCCCCTTTAACGCAATCCGTGATTTCGTTGCCAAAATTGTCCAAAGGCTGGAGGTTGGACCCGACCTGATCCAAGTGGCCGTGGCACAGTACGCAGACACTGTGAAGCcagagttttattttaacaCCTACCAGACCAGGAAGGATGTGATGGCCAATGTGAGGAAGATGAAGCTCATGGGTGGCACGACACTCAATACTGGCTCAGCACTGGACTTTGTGAGGACCAACTTCTtcaccagtgctgctgggtgCCGGGTGGAGGAAGGGGTGCTCCCCATGCTGGTGCTCATCACTGGGGGTAAGTCCAGGGATGCTGTTGAccaagctgcagcagagctgaagagGAACAGGATAGTGACCCTTGCCGTTGGGTCGAGAAACGCTGACCTGGCAGAGCTTCAAGAAATTGCTCATGAACAAGATTTTGTGTTCAACCCGAACGACTTCCGCCTCCAGTTCATGCAAGCCATTCTTCCTGAAGTACTGTCACCTATCCGGACACTCTCTGGAGGACTGCTCGTCCCAGAGCCACCCTCAG TTCAAGTAACCAAAAGGGATATCATCTTTCTTTTGGACGGATCACTCAACGTCGGAAATGCCAACTTCCCCTTTGTGCGGGACTTTGTGGCCGCCCTAGTTAACTACCTTGATGTCGGCAGCGACAAAACGCGAGTGGGCTTAGTGCAATTTAGCGACACCCCCCAAACCGAGTTCTCCCTGTACTCCTACCAGACCAAAGCTGACATAATCCAGCGCCTGGGGCAGCTGAGGCCCAGGGGGGGCTCGGTGCTCAACACCGGCTCCGCGCTGAACTTTGTGCTCTCGAGTCACTTCACGGAGGCCGGTGGGAGCAGGATAAATGAACAAGTGCCCCAGGTGCTGGTCCTGGTGGCGGCAGGGAGCTCTGCCGATCCCTTCCTCCAAGTTTCCAATGAATTAGCTCGGGCCGGAGTGCTGACCTTTGCTGTGGGCGTTAGGAATGCGGATAAGGCAGAACTTGAGCAGATTGCCTTTAATCCAAGAATGGTGTATTTTGTGGATGATTTCAGTGCCCTGGCAGCTTTACCCCAGGAGTTAAATAAGCCCATAACAACATATGTTAGTGGAGGTGTGGAAGAGGTTCCACTCGCCCCAACAG AAAGCAAGAAGGATGTTTTATTCCTGATTGATGGCTCAGCCAACCTCTTGGGCATCTTCCCTGCCGTCCGGGATTTTGTACACAAAGTAATTTCTGACCTGAACGTGGGTCCCGACGCCACGCGAGTCGCCGTCGCGCAGTTCAGCGACACCATCCAAATTGAATTTGACTTTGACGACTACTCATCCAAACAAGATATGCTTACCAAAGTGAAAAGGATGAAGATTAAAACTGGGAAGCAGCTGAACATCGGAGCTGCACTCGATGAGGCTGTAAGGAGGCTGTTTGTGAGGGAAGGTGGAAGCAGGATCGAAGAAGGGGTTCCTCAGTTTTTGGTCCTCCTCGTTGCTGGGAGATCGACCGACAATGTGGAGGATCCATCAGATGTTCTGAAGCATGCTGGAGTGGTAACCTTTGGTATCAGGGCCAAAAATGCTGACCCTGTAGAGCTGGAAAGGATTGTTTACGCCCCACAATTCCTTCTGAACGTCGAATCCCTCCAGCGGATTTCAGAGCTTCAGCCAAGCATAGTCAACCTGCTGAGAACAGTCCAGCTTCAGCCAGCAG TTGAGAGAGGTGAGAAGAAGGATGTGGTGTTTCTGATCGATGGCTCGGAcggtgtcagaagaggtttcccTCTCCTGAAGACGTTTGTCCAAAGAGTTGTGGAGAGCCTGGACATCGGCCGCGACAAGGTGCGCGTGGCCGTGGCGCAGTACAGCAACACCATCCAGCCCGAGTTCCTGCTGGACACCCACGAGGACAAAGCAGATCTCATCAGTGCCatccagcagctgaagctcaTGGGAGGGTCTCCTCTGAACACAGGGGCAGCCCTTGACTATCTCATCAAGAACGTGTTCACGGTGTCAAGCGGCAGCAGGATAGCGGAGGGCGTCCCGCAGTTCCTGATCCTGCTGACTGCTGACCGGTCCCAGGACGATGTCAGGAGGCCCTCAGTGGTCCTGAAGACAAGCGGCACGGTGCCCTTTGGCATTGGGATTGGAAATGCTGacctcacagagctgcagacCATTTCCTTCCTCCCAGATTTTGCTATCTCTGTGCCGGACTTCAGCCAGCTGGACTCAGTGCAGCAGGTCGTCTCCAACAGAGTCATCCGGCTGACCAAGCAAGAGATACAATCTCTGGCTCCTGACCTG CAGCCTG CCTTCTCTCCAGCAGCGGGCGTGAAGAGGGACATCGTGTTCCTGGTTGACGGCTCCCGCTACGCCGCCCAGGAGTTCTACCTCGTCCGTGACCTCATCGGGAGGATCGTCAACAACCTGGACGTGGGCATCGACACCACCAGGATCTCGGTGGTGCAGTTCAGCGAGCACCCCCACGTGGAGTTCCTGCTCAACACCCACTCCACCAAGGACGAGGTGCAGAGCGCCGTGAGGCAGCTGCGGTCCAAAGGCGGCCAGCTGGTGAACGTGGGGGAGGCCCTGGAGTTTGTGGCCAAGACCATCTTCACCCGGCCCTCCGGGAGCCGCATCGAGGAGGGCGTCCCGCAGTTCCTGGTCATCCTCTCCTCCCGCAAGTCTGACGACGACTTTGAGTACCCATCCCTCCAAGTCAAGCAAGTGGGGGTGGCACCTATGATGATAGCCAAGAACGTGGATACTGAGGAGATGATACAGATTTCCCTCAGCCCTGAATATGTATTCCAAGTCTCCAGcttccaggagctgcccagcctCGAGCAGAAGCTGCTGACTCCAATTGAAACCCTGACTGTGGACCAAATCAGGCGGCTGCTGGGAGATGTGCAGCCCCCCATAG ATGATTCTGGAGATGAAAAGGACATAGTCTTCCTCATTGACAGCTCTGACAGCGTCCGGCCGGATGGGCTCGCTCACATTCGGGATTTCATCAGCAGAATTGTCCAGCAGCTGGAAGTGGGGCCGAACAAAGTGCGGATCGGGGTGGTGCAGTTCAGCAATAGCGTCTTCCCCGAGTTCTACTTGAAGACCCACAAGTCCAAAAATGCCGTCCTGGAAGCCATCCGCCGCTTGAGGCTTAGAGGTGGGTCCCCCCTGAACGCTGGCAAAGCCCTGGACTTCGTGGTGAAGAACTACTTCATCAAGTCTGCGGGGAGCAGGATAGAAGATGGAGTGCCCCAGCACCTGGTGGTCATCCTTGGAGACCGGTCCCAGGATGATGTGGACAGACCCGCCAGAGTGATCACTTCCACAAGCATCAAACCTCTGGGTGTCGGAGCCAGGAATGTGGACAGGGACCAGCTGCAGGTCATTACCAACGATCCTGGGCGCGTGCTTGTGGTGCAGGACTTCACGGGGCTCTCAACCTTAGAAAAGAGGGTGCAGAACATTCTAGATGAGCTCCCAATACCTACAACGGACTCACCCGGACCAATCCTACCTG GAGGCAAGAAGCAGGCTGACATTGTGTTTTTGCTGGATGGCTCCATCAATCTGGGGAGAGATAACTTCCAAGAAGTCCTCCAGTTTGTCTACTCCGTGGTGGATGCCATTTACAGGGATGGCGACTCTATCCAGGTAGGGCTGGCCCAGTACAACTCGGATGTCACTGATGAGTTTTTCCTCAAGGACCACTCCACCAAAGCTCAGATTTTAGACGCTATCAACAAAGTCATCTACAAAGGCGGGCGGGTGGCGAACACCGGCGCGGCCATCAAGCACATCCAGGAGAGGCACTTTGTGAAGGAGGCCGGCAGCAGGATTGACCAGAGGGTGCCCCAGATCGCCTTCATCGTCACGGGTGGGAAGTCTACGGATGATGGGCCGAGGGCATCCGTGGAAATCACGCAGAAAGGCGTCAAGGTGTTCGCGGTCGGAGTGAGGAACATCGACCTGAAGGAAGTCAGCCTGCTGGCCAGTGAGAGCGCCATGAGTTTCAGAGCAGCCACGGCCCAGGAGCTGTCAGAGCTGAATGAGCAGGTCCTGGTTACGCTGGAAGCTGCCATGGAGGAGAGATTGTGCCCAGGAACAACAGATGTGACAAGAG ACTGTGACCTAGAAGTGATAATTGGCTTCGATGTCAGTGATGTTGGGCCCGGCCAGAGCATCTTCACTTCCCAGCGAGCCCTGGAGTCCAGAGTGGAGTCTGTGCTGAACAGGATAACACAGATGCAGaagatcagctgcactggcaaCCAGGCACCCAATGTCAGGGTGGCCATCATGGCCCAGGCCCAGGGGGGACCCGTGGAGGGGCTGGATTTCTCTGAGTACCGGCCCGAGCTCTTGGAGAGGTTCCTGGACATGAGGACCCGCGGGCCCTACTACCTCAGGGCAGACACACTGAGGTCCTACCTGAGCAAATTCCGCTCCTCACCCGCTGGCAGCACCAAG GTCATAATCCATTTTACTGATGGTGTAGATGGGCCAATAAGTCAGCTGGAGGCTGCTTCGTCTGCTTTACACTCAGAAG gagTCAACGCTCTCATCTTCGTCGGGCTGGAGCGAGTGGCCAACTTTGACAGAGTGATGCAGCTGGAGTTTGGCCGTGGCTTCACCTACAACAGGCCACTCAGAGTTAATCTGCTGGACCTGGACTttgagctggcagagcagctt GACAACATCGCAGAGAGGACGTGCTGCAAGGTCCCCTGCAAGTGCTcaggacagagaggggacagaggtgTGCCAGGCCCTATAGGACCAAAG GGTGTCACAGGGGATCTTGGCTATGGAGGCTACCCTGGTGATGAAGGAGGACCG GGTGAGCGTGGACCACCGGGTGCGAATGGGACACAAGGTTTCCAGGGATGCCCCGGGCACAGAGGCACAAAG GGTTCTCGGGGATTCCCAGGAGAGAAG GGTGAACTGGGAGAAATGGGTCTGGATGGCATTGATGGAGAAGAG ggAGACAAGGGTTTGCCTGGCTCCTCTGGAGAGAAGGGATATTCTGGCAGGAGG GGAGATAAGGGAGTCAAGGGAGAACGAGGGGAACGAGGCGACCGCGGGCTCCGTGGAGATCCG GGAGATTCAGGAGCTGATAATACTCAACGGGGCCCCAGAGGACAAAAGGGTGAAATTGGACCAATG GGAGATCCTGGACCGGCAGGGCCGGCGGGCCAAAACGGTGAAGCGGGGAGGAGT GGCATGGCAGGACGAAGGGGGCCCATAGGAGTAAAG GGCACCAAGGGCGCGCCCGGCCAGCCAGGGCCAGCTGGAGAACAAGGCATGCGAGGGCCACAG GGTCCCCCTGGCCAGGTTGGCACACCAGGCAtcagaggagagcagggtgTCCCTGGACCCAGG GCTGGGAGTGGACCTCCAGGACCCCCAGGAGACCGTGGCAGGATTGGTCCTCTGGGAAGGAAG GGTGAGCCTGGAGACCCTGGACCCAAAGGGCCGAACGGACAGCCAGGCCCACGAGGAGAGATG GGTGATGATGGACGAGATGGAATTGGTGGCCCAGGTCCTAAAGGCAGGAAG GGAGAACGTGGCTTCGTAGGTTATGCAGGGCCAAAG GGTGGACCTGGTGACCGTGGTGTTGCTGGAGGCCCTGGCCCCAAAGGAAACAGAGGCCGCAGA GGAGATGCAGGAGTACCTGGGATACCCGGTCAGAAAGGAGAGATTGGATACCCTGGGCCATCT GGCCTTAAAGGCGAGAAAGGAGAATCCAGAGAT CAATGTGCGCTGGTGCGGAACATCAAAGACAAATGCC CTTGCTGCTATG GTCCCAAGGAGTGCCCTGTCTTCCCAACCGAGCTGGCCTTTGCTATTGACACCTCCTCGGGCGTCGTGAGGGAGGTTTTCAACAGGATGAAGCAAACTGTGCTCAGAGTGGTCAACAACTTGACCATTGCTGAGAGCAACTGTCCCCGGGGGGCACGGGTGGCCCTGGTCACCTACAACAACGAGGTCACCACCGAGATCCGCTTTGCTGACGCCAGGAAGAAATccagcctcctgcagcagatCCAAAACTTCCAGGCAACGCTGACCACGAAGCCGCGCAGCCTGGAGACCGCCATGTCCTTTGTGGCCAGGAACACCTTCAAGCGTGCCCGCAGTGGCTTCCTGATGAGGAAGGTGGCTGTCTTCTTCAGCAACGGGGACACCAGGGCGTCCCCACAGCTCAACGATGCAGTGCTGAAGCTCTACGACGCCGGGGTTGTGCCGGTGTTCCTCACCAGCAGGCAGGATGCAGTGCTTACCAGAGCTCTGGAG ATCAACAACACGGCGGTCGGTCACGCCATTGTTCTTCCAACCAGCGGCGGTCAGCTGAATCAAACCATTCAGAGGCTTTTGACTTGTCACATTTGTTTGG ATGTGTGCGACCCAGATCCCAGATGTGCTGGAACTGGCCAGAGACCTTCCTTCCGAGACAGAAGGGCAGCCCCCACTGACGTGGACACAGACATAGCCTTCATCCTGGACAGCTCCGAGTCCACCACCCCCCTGCAGTTCAGCGagatgaaaaaatacatttcccaCATTGTAACCAACCTGGAAATCAGCTCAGAGCCAAAAGTATCCCAGCACCATGCCAGAGTGGCCGTTCTCCAGCAAGCTCCTTACGAACACGAAATCAACTCAAGCTTCCCACCAGTGAAAACTGAGTTCTCACTAACTGATTATGCATCCAAAGAGAAGATAATTAATTACCTCCACAACCAAATGACCCAGCTGCATGGCACGAGGGCTCTGGGAAGTGCAATTGAACACACAATCGCTCATGTCTTTGAAAGCGTGCCAAGCCCTCGGGATCTAAAAGTCATCGTTCTGATGATGACTGGAAAAGTGAACAAAAGAGAACTCGAGCACCTGCAGAGGGCTGTCATCAGTGCAAAATGCAAAGGGTACTTCTTTGTTATCTTGGGCATTGGCAGGAAGGTGAATGCCAAGAACATCTACAGCCTCGCCAGCGAGCCCAACGACGTGTTCTTCAAGCTGGTTGATAAACCAGGAGAGCTCCATGAAGAGCCCTTGCTGCGTTTTGGGACACTGCTGCCATCCTTCATCAGAA GTGAATATGCGTTCTACCTGTCTCCAGAGATAAGGAAACAGTGTGAGTGGCTCCAGAATGGTCAGCAAGTCCAGGGTCAGCACCCCGTGCTCGTTGGGCAGAAAGCAGT GTTTGTGGCTCCCAACGCGACTTCCAGCCGCGCCTTCCCTGCCAGCACCACGGTCAGCGCCACCATCAAGCCAGCGGCCAGTGCCCAAGCCAGAACCACTCCTGCCAGCACCACGGCCCAGGCCAGAGCCCCCGAGACCaccccagccagctctgtggCCCAGGGGAACGCCACAGCCCAGGGAACAGCCAGTGCCACCACCAGCCACAGCAAAGCCAGCGGCCGGGCTGCCACCACCAACGCCACAGGCACCGCGGCCGGCGGCAGGAGGAGACACAGCG CAAAGACCCACGACATCCAGATCACAGATGTCACtgagagcagtgccaggctgcgctgggccagccctgagccccacGGCACCTTTGATGTCACTGTCACCTTGGCACAGGACCACTCCCTCGTGCAGAGGCAAAACCTGACCGGCACCGAGCACGTCATCCGGGGGCTCCGGAGTGGGCAGAAATACGCTGTTGTCATCACTGGctcccaaaaatcccagcaCAAAGTAACCTACACAGGGTCATTCAGCACGA AGACCCAGGCGCAGgcccaggtgtccctggccaACATGATGCTCAACACTGAGCCACTGGAAGGGCCTGAGAGTG ATTGGCCAGACCCTTGCTTGCTGGATTTTGACATGGGCATGCAGTGCAAGGACTATCAGATTGTGTGGTTCTTTGACTCCAAACACAAGTTCTGCAGCCAGGGTTGGTATGGTGGCTGTGGAGGTAATGCCAATAGATTTGAGACCGAAGCTGAGTGCTATAACAAATGCTTAAAGCCAT cagcagatgagaaagCCATGCAGCAGCCACCCCTTGAGAAAAGATTCTCATCAG TGATGGATGTCTGCCGGCTGCAGAAGGACGAGGGCACCTGCAGGAACTTTGTGCTCAAGTGGTACTACGACCCCGAGACCAAGAGCTGCGCCCGCTTCTGGTACGGCGGCTGCGGCGGCAACGACAACAGGTTCAACACGCAGAAAGAATGTGAAAAACTCTGCACCCCTG GAGCCATCAACCCCGGCGCGGTGACGGCGATGGGGACATAG